The following nucleotide sequence is from Bacteroidales bacterium.
GCCTCAACCCTGGCAGCTATTGAACTCAGTTGATCTGTACTGATCTTTTCCAGATTGGCAAATGGAGTCAGCCGATCGATAGGGTATAGCATTACCAATTTAGGCTGTATCCTTTCCAGATGGCTTAGCCATGCATCAACCTCGTGAGGAAGGGTGTTGTCAATTAAATTATTGGAAACAATGCCTTTCAGGAAGAGGGATTGGATTGTAAGATTGCCATTGAATATCATCAACTGATCTACAACCTCTTGTAGGGTAATAGGACTCATCGGTCGGTTAATCAGCTGGAACATAGCATCTGTACCGGCATCGAGTTTCAGTACATTATTATCGATCTTCAGCAGCGATTCTCGGATATGTGCCCTCTTCAAAAGGGTGGCATTGGATAATACTGTAATCTTTGCATCTGGAATCAATTGGTTGCGCAGAAGGATAACTTCATCAATGATTTGTGGAAACTCGGGATGCATTGTGGGCTCACCATTCCCGGCAAAAGTAATGGAGTCAGGTTCAAGCGGAGTTCCTTTCAGATCTTTTAAGCGTTGCTCAAGTGCCGAAAGAATCTGATTCTTTTTAAACAATTCCGGCTTTACCCCTTTCATTTTAGCTGTCAGGCCACATTCACAATATACACAATCAAATGAACAAAACTTCGATTCAAGAGGTAAGAGATTAATCCCCAGTGAAATACCAAACCGACGGCTTTTAATCGGACCAAAAATAATCTCATCGAATAGCATACCTCTCAAATTTCAGATTTCAGACAAAATTACAGATTCGTTCAATTGATTTGAGGATCAGATCATGTGATTTATTGACCCAATTTAGTCGGATGGATACGATGACTCACATCTGGATTAAAAAATGATTATTTTTGAAAAGTAAAATATCCTGAATGATCACCCTTGACCAGATAAAAGCCCCGATTGCCTCTCATATAGACGAATTCGAAAAGCATTTCCGTAGTTCGATGAAAAGCCCGGTACCCTTACTGGATACCATTACCCGTTATATAATCAAAAGGAAAGGCAAACAAATGAGGCCAATGTTTGTATTCCTTTCAGCAAAGGTGTGCGGAGAAGTGGGTGAAAGCACCTTCCGAGCTGCATCCCTTATCGAACTGTTACATACTGCAACACTTATACATGATGATGTAGTTGATGACTCAAATGAGCGAAGAGGGTTTTTCTCGCTCAATGCCCTCTGGAAAAATAAAATCGCAGTTCTCGTTGGCGATTTTCTCCTCTCAAAAGGTTTATTACTTGCACTGGAACACGATGAAGTACAGCTACTTAAAATTGTTTCCAATGCTACAAAGGAGATGAGTGAAGGGGAATTGCTTCAAATCGAAAAAGCCAGGCATCTCGATATAGAAGAATCCATTTACTTTGAGATCATCCGTAAGAAAACAGCGTCTTTAATTGCCTCCTGCTGCGCCAGTGGTGCCAAATCAGTTGGCGCTTCCGACGAGGTTGTCAGAAAAATGTATCAATTTGGACAGGATGTTGGAATAGCATTCCAGATCAAGGACGACCTTTTCGATTACGAGAAAAACCTCAACACCGGCAAGCCCAGTGGAATTGATATCAAAGAGAAGAAAATGACCCTTCCCCTGATCTATATGCTCAATAATTCGAGCTGGTCCGAAAAGAGAAGAGCCATCAATATTGTGAAAAATCATAACAATGACCCGGAAAAAGTAGCAGAACTTATCAGGAAGGTGAACGAAAGCAAGGGAATTGATTATGCCATTCAAAAAATGAAAGAATATCAGAGCAAGGCTTTCGAACTTTTATATACCTTCCCTGAAAGTCCATCACGTTGTTCCCTCGAACAATTAGTGATGTTTACCACCGAACGAAAACACTAAATACTGAAGTTATCCGTTAATGTTTCCGTACCTTTTATCCTGAATCAGCACGCAATTGTTCTTTATTCCAAGCCAGTATCAATGAATTTCAGAATCTTTTTCTCCCTGTTTCTAATGGCCTGTATGAGTGTTTCTTACGGTCAGCAAAGTACTGAAAGGCACGCCAATGGGAACAAAAAAGCTGAAGGGATGCTAAAGGATAGCCTTAGGGAAGGCTTATGGTATGGATTTGACGAAAACGGCTTTAAGAATGATGAAACTTTTTATATAAAGGGCATAAAAGAAGGCAAAACCATTCGTTTTCACAGCAATGGAAAGAAGGAGTTTGAAGGTACCTATAAAGTTGGCAAATTAAATGGTACAGTCCAGGGTTGGAATGCTGATGGTGGAATCGATATGAAGGGCCGAATAAAAGATGATCTCCAGGATAGTACATGGTGTTTTTATCATCCCAATGGAAATTTAGGAAGCACTGGTCCGTTTATAGAAGGAAAACAACAAGGCCTATGGTCATATTTCTATGACACAGGAGAACGCTGGAAAACGGGGATGCTCCGGGATGGTAAAAAAAATGAACAATGGTCTTTCTTTTATAATGATGGCAAAATTCACCATACAGGCGAATATATCAGCGACAAGGAACATGGAATTTGGGTGAGCTGGTTTCAAAATGGACAGGTTAAAGACTCCGGAAATTATGATACCGGGAAAATGGTTAATACCTGGAAAGCCTGGTTCGAAAATGGCAGAAAACAATATATTGCCCATTATTCAGATGGCAAAAAACATGGGACATATCAAGCCTGGTATGAGAATGGAAAAAGAAAATCTGAAGGCTCTTTTACCAATGATCTGAAAAATGGACGCTGGACTGAATGGTATGATAACGGGCAAATCAGTGAAACAGGAACTTACGTAGCTGGAGAACGGGAAGGGAGTTGGGCATATTTTGATCCGGATGGAGTGAAAATCCGGGAAGAGAGTTTCCGTAAAGGACGGCAACATGGAAGATGGGTTTCATATTATGCCAATGGCAGCGAACAGGGAGAAGGCTCTTATATCGATCAGAAAAAAGAAGGTATCTGGCAATATTGGGATGTAAATGGGAAGCTGATCTACCGAGCTGAATTCAAAAATGGAGAAAAAATTAAGGAAAAGAAATACGACACTGATAGGAAATAATCTCTACGCTTAGTCCTGCTGAGGACTATTTATCCTGTTTATTCACTTTTCCCTTAAACAATGAAGAGATTATTGTTCCTCCTGTCCATTTCGTGCTTTGTCTGCACTCCTTTATTCTCACTGGCTCAGAATTCACATCCGGAAAATGTCAGTCCGCAGGCCTGTCTTACCACTACTGAGCAGTATCTTGCCAAAATGATCAATGCATATCGTGTAAGTGAGGGTTTGCCGGCACTCCCATATTCCTATTCATTAAGCTTGGTTGCAGGTATTCATTGCCAGGATCTGTATGAATCCTATACACATTCAGGAAGATGTAATTTACATAGCTGGTCAGATAAGGGTTCCTGGACTTCATGCTGTTATACCGATGACCATAAAAAGGCTGAATGTATATGGAATAAACCCAGGGAGTTAACCTCCTATCAGGGGGATGGATTCGAAATTGCATATTATACAACAAGAGCCCTTGAAGATCCGAAAGAATATGCAAGTGATATCCTCGAAAGTTGGAAGGGCAGCCCGGGCCATGATGCTGTGATTATTAATAAGGGAATTTGGAAATCAGTGGAATGGAATGCAATGGGAATAGGGATTGTAGATGGATATGCAACGGTTTGGTTCGGAAAATTGGCAGATCCGGCCGGAGTTCCCGATCTTTGTGAAGATAATTAATTCAAAATGAATCTGTTTATGAAATACCTGGCAACTGTCCTTCTATTTTTCATCATCATACAATCGTCTGTAGCACAAAGATTTACAGGTGGGATTACCGCCGGTTTAACTGCCACCCAGGTGGATGGAGATACCTATAAAGGATACAACAAAGCCGGGCTAACTGTAGGAGGCTGGGTGAATATCTCCTTGAGTGATCATTCAGCATTTCATACCGGAATCAACTATATTCAAAAAGGGAGCCGTCACAATCCGGATTATGATAAAGGTGACCTTGATAAATTGATCATCCGGCTTGGTTATGTTGAGATGCCGTTGCTTTACCAGTATAAGCTGAAAAGTGGATTCTTCCTGGAAGCAGGTACATCAATAGGGGTCCTGCTGCACAGCTATGCAGAATTCAATCTTTTAGAACAGCCTAATAATCCTTTCAGATTGATGGATGTCTCATTCCAGGCAGGGATTGGCTATAAGCTGAATGATCGCTGGAAAGCCGGTATCAGAAGTGGAAATTCAATGGCTTCCATAAGAAAGGAAAGG
It contains:
- a CDS encoding CAP domain-containing protein; its protein translation is MKRLLFLLSISCFVCTPLFSLAQNSHPENVSPQACLTTTEQYLAKMINAYRVSEGLPALPYSYSLSLVAGIHCQDLYESYTHSGRCNLHSWSDKGSWTSCCYTDDHKKAECIWNKPRELTSYQGDGFEIAYYTTRALEDPKEYASDILESWKGSPGHDAVIINKGIWKSVEWNAMGIGIVDGYATVWFGKLADPAGVPDLCEDN
- a CDS encoding polyprenyl synthetase family protein is translated as MITLDQIKAPIASHIDEFEKHFRSSMKSPVPLLDTITRYIIKRKGKQMRPMFVFLSAKVCGEVGESTFRAASLIELLHTATLIHDDVVDDSNERRGFFSLNALWKNKIAVLVGDFLLSKGLLLALEHDEVQLLKIVSNATKEMSEGELLQIEKARHLDIEESIYFEIIRKKTASLIASCCASGAKSVGASDEVVRKMYQFGQDVGIAFQIKDDLFDYEKNLNTGKPSGIDIKEKKMTLPLIYMLNNSSWSEKRRAINIVKNHNNDPEKVAELIRKVNESKGIDYAIQKMKEYQSKAFELLYTFPESPSRCSLEQLVMFTTERKH
- a CDS encoding PorT family protein is translated as MKYLATVLLFFIIIQSSVAQRFTGGITAGLTATQVDGDTYKGYNKAGLTVGGWVNISLSDHSAFHTGINYIQKGSRHNPDYDKGDLDKLIIRLGYVEMPLLYQYKLKSGFFLEAGTSIGVLLHSYAEFNLLEQPNNPFRLMDVSFQAGIGYKLNDRWKAGIRSGNSMASIRKERVDGDRRRLFGYGQYNSVLAIELAYSL
- a CDS encoding radical SAM protein, whose protein sequence is MLFDEIIFGPIKSRRFGISLGINLLPLESKFCSFDCVYCECGLTAKMKGVKPELFKKNQILSALEQRLKDLKGTPLEPDSITFAGNGEPTMHPEFPQIIDEVILLRNQLIPDAKITVLSNATLLKRAHIRESLLKIDNNVLKLDAGTDAMFQLINRPMSPITLQEVVDQLMIFNGNLTIQSLFLKGIVSNNLIDNTLPHEVDAWLSHLERIQPKLVMLYPIDRLTPFANLEKISTDQLSSIAARVEAIGIKAEVF